In Candidatus Vicinibacter proximus, the genomic stretch AGGAGAAGTGGAAAGCCGCTTAAAACTTGGATTATTAAATTCATTGTTATTGGCTCAGCGAAATTTAATTCAACAAGAAAACGAAAGGAAGATTATTTTGGTACCGGCTATACTTTCCTATGAAAGTGTTCTTGAAGCTAGGTCTCTTATCATACAACACTTAAAGACTACGGGGCAAGAAAAATTCACAACAAGAGAACCCTCTTTTTCCTTATGGCAATATATTACTTTCCTTTACAGGTTTGTAAAAAAATCATCTAAAGTATACATGACACTTGGTAGTCCCATGGATGTCTTTGGCAATTCAGTAAATGTTTCAGGAGATAGCATTTCACAAACCGGAACTATAATTAATCAAAGGGATTATTTTCTACGTAATGGTAAATTAGTTTGGGACACTCAACGGGAAAGTATTTACACAAAGGAATTGTCTGAGAAGATAATTGAGCAATATAAAAAATATAATTATATACTACCTTCTCATCTGGTTGCCTTTGCGGCATTTAGACTACTATCCAAGCTAAATCCAGGTCAGGATATTTATAATTTGGTTCAGTTGCCTGAAGAGGAAATGTGTTTTCCTGAAATTGGATTCAGGCAATTATGCATTGAAATAAAACGAATACTAAATGACTTATCTGAACAGGGGAGACTAATAAAATCAGAAGAAATTCAGGTGGACATAGATCTTTTAATTGACAAAGGCATTAATGAATTGGGTGTTTATCATAGCAAAAGGCCTTTAAAGAGAGATGAGCATGCCAGGTTGGTAAGTGAAGATTATTTGGCATTGTTGTTTTATTCCAACAAATTGGCTAATCTTGAAATTGAGGACTTAATTCAATGGGAAAATATTAATCTTCAAATTTAGTCCTGCTTTTTGAATGAAGTTTTTAATTTTTGACTTGGAAGCAACATGTTGGGAATCACATGTTAGTCATTTATATCAACAGGAAATTATAGAAATTGGAGCGTGTATTATGAACCATTATGGGGAGATTGAATCCACTTTTACCAGTCTTGTAAAACCAAATATTCATAAATTTTTATCCCCTTACTGTAAGAATTTGACCCAGATTGATCAGTCTGAAATCAATAAAGCAAAGACCTTTCCTGAAGTTTTAGATCGTTTTTTCGATTGGGCAGAAATTCCAGATGAAAATTATGGATTTTGTGCATGGGGGAGTGCGGATTATAAAATGATTTTAACTGACTGCCAACTACATAATATTGAAACTGATTGGCTAATTCCTTATATTGATATAAAGTCCCAATATCACAAAAACAAAGATTTAAAGAAACTTATGAGTTTAGAAAAAGTTTTGCAAAAGAATGGATTAGAATTTGAAGGACAGCGTCACCGTGCGTTGCCTGATACTTTGAATCTGGCAAAATTGGTTTATAAATATCGAGATAATTGGGGCATATAAAACCATTATTTTATACTTAAACAATATACAAATCGTTATTAAACATTATAAAAACAAAATATGAATAATTTAAATTTTCTCAGTTGGTTTATTTGCGCTATTTCGTTTTCATTCACAGGGTTAGCTCAACCTATACAAACTGCACATATTAAATACGAAATGTCTCTTAATGCTGATGGCCAGGAGGAAATGAAGCAAATGGCCGCCTTAATGGGAAATTCTATAATGGATGTTTATTTTACTGAATGGAAGCAAAGAGTAGATATGAGTATGATGGGTGGAATGGTTGTTACAAAGATGTTTTATGATAAGCAGATGAATAAAAGCATCATGTTGCAGGAAATGATGGGTCAGAAGTTTAAAATTAAACTAGACGATCAAAAGATTCAGGATTCTAAAAGAAAAGATTCAGACAGTCCAAAATTAAGCCCAAAGGTAACATTGGATAAGAAAGATCGTAAAAAAATACAAGGTTATGACTGCTATAAAGCTACAGCAGCCATTGAGAACAATGGACAAAAAGTCTTAATTACATGTTACATAACGGACCAAATTAACAGCCCGCACAGCATCATCAAAGAAGCCGATGAAATTAGTTTTGGTGGATTTCCGCTGGAATACACCTTAGATATGGCAACAATGAAAATATTAGTTACCGCTAAAGAAATAGACAAAAATGTAAATTCAAGTATTTTTGAAGTTCCCACATCTGGTTATAAAGAAATGACCCTTGAGGAATTTACTCATAAAATGGGTGGGGCAGGCCTTGGTTTTTGAATAAAAACAGATGTCGATTGAACTAATAAATGCAGAGAATTTTGTATCACTTAAAAAGAGTCATCCGGTTTTAGATGTCAGATCACCATCTGAATACAACTGTGGTCATATTCCTGATGCCATAAATTTTCCATTATTTTCAGATGAAGAACGAAGTATAATAGGTACTACGTATAAGAAAAGTGGTGCCAGATTGGCCTTAATGACTGGGTTAGAGATGGTAGGCCCCAGATTGTCCAATTTTGTTTTGAGAGCTGAGGATCTTAATGTAAATGGAACTTTTTTAATGCATTGCTGGAGAGGTGGAAAAAGAAGCTCAAGTTTGGCTTGGTTACTATCCAATGCAGGATTTGAAATTAAATTGCTTATGGGTGGTTATAAGGCTTACAGGACCCTGGCACACAAGATTTTTGATCAACCTGACTGGAAGTTTTTTGTTTTAGGAGGAAAGACTGGTTCTATGAAATCAAAGGTTTTAACCCACCTTTCAAATCAATCAGAACAAGTTATCGATTTAGAAAGCCTTGCCAGCCATAAAGGATCTGCCTTTGGTTGGATTAATGAATCTGCACAACCCAGTACTGAGCAATTTGAAAATCTCTTATTTGAAAAACTTATTACTTACAATTCAGAAAAACCTATTTGGTGTGAAAATGAATCCAAGACAATTGGAAAAGTTTACATACCAAATTCAATATGGAACCAAATTCAGAAGGGTATTTTGTTTCATTTAGAAGTAGATTATAACATTCGATTGAACCACATTCTTTCTACTTATAATTTTAATAATGGTCCGGACTTAATTCTTTCTTTTGAAAAAATAAGAAAAAGGCTTGGCCATATGGCAACTGATCAAGCAATCAAGCATATTCAGAATAATCAAATAGAAGAAGCTGCAAAGATTGGGCTGGATTATTATGATAAGTTTTACGATTATGGCTTGAATAAGAAAATTTCCTCCATGGTATTTAAGCTAAAAATTGAGAACGATGATGTGAATAATATTTGTGATTCTCTTGTACAATTCAAAAATCAAATAAATATACATGAATACTTTTCGTCTAACTCAATTTAGTCATGGGGCTGGTTGTGGGTGTAAAATCAGTCCTGCAATTTTGGATGAGATTTTAAAATCTGAAAATAAAATTTTTTTTCCTGATTTGTTGGTTGGTTACCATCAAAAAGATGATGCTGCTGTATTTGATCTTGGAAATGGAAAAGCGATGATAAGTACTACAGACTTCTTTATGCCTATTGTGGATGATGCATTTGACTTTGGACGAATAGCGTCTGTAAACGCAATAAGCGATGTATATGCAATGGGCGGCAAACCCCTTATGGCTATTGCAATACTTGCATGGCCGGTTGACAAAATACCAATAGAATATGCAAGAAAGGTTATTGAAGGCGCCAGAGCAATTTGTTCTGAAGCTGGAATCCCATTGGCCGGGGGACATAGTATTGATTCCATTGAACCAATTTTTGGCTTGGCTGTATCCGGTGAGATTCAAGTGGAAAGCATAAAAATGAATTCCGGTGCAAAAGCGGGAGACTTAATTTATTTGACAAAAGGACTTGGGGTAGGAATATTAACCACGGCAGAGAAGAAATCAATTCTTAAAGAAGAACATCGAGATATTGCCAAAATTTCAATGCTAAAGTTAAATAATGTTGGCGAAAAATTAGGTAATCAAAAATTTGTACACTCTATGACCGACGTAACCGGGTTTGGATTGTGCGGACATTTATTAGAAATTTGCGAGGCTTCCTCTTTAAAAGCCAGAATTGATTATGTTAAGTTGCCTTTTCTAGATCCTTGTGTATGGCAATATATTGAAGAAGGGGCGATACCTGGAGGGACCCACCGGAATTGGAGTTCTTATGGACATAAAATCCGACTTGAAGACAACTCGTGGTTTAAAATTTTAGCCGATCCTCAGACCAGTGGCGGATTATTGATTGTGATAGATCCTCTGCATCAAAATCATTTTGAAGAATTTTTGAAAAGGGAGAATATTCCTGTTCATCAAATAGGTAAATTCGAATCTGCTGACAAAATTGGGGAATGCCTGGTTGAAGTAGTCAGGAGTATTTGAACCATCAAATCAACTTAACATAATATAAATTATGGGAAAAGGATTAGGGTGTTTTTTTAATAAAAATATCCCTCAATAGTATTAACTTTGTAATAATCAATTTAGTTAAAATGGGTTTAGTCAATTGGTTTAGAAAGTGGTTTGAAAAACCTGATTCGGATTTTGTCCCAAGCCAAAATCCAGTCAGGAATACAAAAGCCGATACTTATGAAAAGTTTGAACTAAATTCAAAAGAAGAAATTAAGCATGATGTTGAGTTAGATAATACAGATTTGGGAACCAAAGCAAAAGAATTTATCCAAGAAACAGGAAAAGAAGTCGCGGATCAGGGTTCCTATCTTTGGAATGAACTTAAAGAAAAAGTTCATGAGCTGGATGATAATACCAAGGAAGTTCGAGAAAAATTAAAGCAAAAAGCGAATCAGACACTTGAGCAAGTTGAAAGTTTTATAGACAAGTCCATAGAAAAATCAAAGGCAATGGATGCTGAGGAAGCTAAAATTGATCTAAATCAAGATGGATTGGCTGATAAACCAGCAGATTTTGGAGAGGCTTTGGAAACAAAACACAAAGGATTCTTCGACAAAGCGGAAAAATGGGTAGAAAGTCAAGAAAAAGAATCTAACTCAGGAGGAGCATCCCCTATTTCAGAATCAAATCCATCTTCAAAATTACCTACCTTGGAATTACCGAAAGATGAATAATATTAATTAACCACTAATCAATTGATAATGAGTATTTTAAAGAAGTTATTTGGAAATCTTTTTGGAACCGCAAAAGAACAAGCTGTAAATGTAAAGGATAAGGCCGAAGATCTTGCAGCGAGGGCAAAAGAAGAAATTAAAGAAACCATCGGAGAAATTAAAGAATCTGAAACTTTCAAAAAAGCTAATGAAATGGCACAATCTTTTGCCGATAAGGCTAAAGAAGAATTTGAAGAGGCAAAGACTGAGGCTTCAGAAGGTTATCAAAAGGCCAAGGAATGGGTGAGTGAGGCAAAAGATGAAGTTGTTGAAACCATTCAAGAAATAAAGGAATCTGAAACCTATAAAAAGGCCTCTGAGGTTGCAGATCAGGTTTGGGACAAAACAAAGGATCTTGCCCAGAATATTGGCGAAAAAGTAGAAAATACAGCCAAGGACTTAGCCGATAAAGCTGGAGAAATGTATACATCAACAAGAGATAAAGTACAGGACTCTATCGACAATGAAACTAAGCCAAATGAAGCAAACCCTGAACAAAAGGATGTTTAAAACGACATTCAAGGGTCTCTTACTACTTTGCTTCTTGATAGCTTGTACATTCGAGTATAAACCTTACTCGTTTACTCAGAATGACGAGATCATTGAGTTGCAGTTCGGAAGAAAAATGAATAAAAATTTATTAGATTCCCTGCAGAAAGTATTAAAAAATTCTGGCATAGAACTGAAGTACACAGAGTTAAAATATGATGGGGATAAACTCAGTCGTTTAGCGTTTCAAGTTGAATATAATGGGAATGCAGGTAATGCAAAAACAAATTTTGTAAATAAAGGTAAATCCTTTGGTTTTAGAATTGAACCTAAAACCAATCGTATGATAGTGGGCGAACTCAATCCAAAATAATAATCAGATAGCTTTTGTTAAACCCAATTCTTTTGCCTTATCCAGCATTAATTGAAAGGCAGGTTCATATGCATTAGGAATTATCCCATCCAGAATGGATTCCCTGATGGCATTCTTAATAAATCCTATTTCCTTTCCTGGTTTGAGGTTAAATGTCTTCATTATTTCTTCTCCACTGATCGGAGGTTGCCATTCTCTAATTCTATCCTTTTCTTCAACCTCTGAAAGCCTTTCCCGCACCTTCGAATAATTATTTAAATATCTTTTAACCTTATCTGAATTCTTAGAAGTAATATCGGCTTCGCAAAGCATCAAAAGATCTTCCAAATCTTCACCGGCATCGAAAAGTAATCTTCTTAAAGCTGAATCAGTAATGAGTTCCTGGGTAAGTGCTATTGGTCTCAGATGTAACCTAACTAGTTTCTGAACATATTTCATCTTATGGTCAAGGGGCATTCTCAAATTCTTGAATATCCTAGGCAGCATTGCAGCGCCTAAAGCTTCATGACCATGAAATGTCCAACCAAGTTCTGAATCATACCTTTTTGTCTGAGGTTTAGCAATATCATGCAATATAGCAGCCCATCTTAACCATAATTTATCTGTCTTTTTGGACAAATTATCCAGCACTTGTAAGGTATGATAAAAATTGTCTTTATGACCTTTTCCATCTTGGTATTCCACACCGTGCAACATACAAAGTTCAGGAAAAAAAAGTTCTAATAAACCAGATTTAAACAATTTATCAAAACCTATTGAAGGGACCTGACATAAGATAATTTTTTCCAGCTCAGCGCTAATTCTTTCCTTTGAAATAATTCTTATTCTCTTGGCATTATTCAAAATACCTGTCCATGTACGAGGTTCTATTTCATAATCCAATTGTGTGGAAAATCGTATAGCCCGCATCATCCTTAAAGGATCATCTGAAAAAGTAATATCAGGATTCGCAGGAGTTCTGATTATTTTTTTTTCCAAATCCTCGAGTCCATTAAATGGATCAATAATCTCACCAAAATTATCCTGATTCAGACTTATAGAAATAGCATTAATGGTAAAATCTCTTCTGAGTTGATCATCTTGAAGTGTACCCGGACTGACAGTTGGTTTTCTTGATTCGCTGCTATAAGACTCTTTCCTGGCACCAACAAATTCAATTTCAAGGTCATGATGTCTGATCATGGCGGTTCCAAATCGCTCATAAATATTGATGTTTGGGATTGGTCTAAATTTACTCGCAACTTCCTGAGCTAACTTTATACCATCCCCCAAGCAGACGATATCAATATCTTTAGAAGGCCTTCCTATTAGCCGATCCCTTACAAAACCACCTATAGCAAAGACAGGATAGTTTAATTGTTGACCACAATCCGAAATTATATCTAAAATTTTTCGTTCGGCTGTATTCAGTTTAAAAATTAACTGATTATCCATTACGCAAATTCAAGACTTTGTATTCCCGAAAATTCCGATTGAATTTTTTCAAGAATTTCAAACAATATCGGTGGTTCCAATTCTGTGACCAATTTTGCTCTATATTCTTTAATTCCCGGAAGACCTTTAAAATAGTTTGTGTAGTGTCTTCGCATTTCCAACACGCCAAGCCTCTCCCCTTTCCATAGGATGCTATTTTTTAAATGATTGGCTGCTGCATCAACCCTTTCTATCAGATCTGGAGGCGGAAGAATTTCACCGGTTTTAAAAA encodes the following:
- the selD gene encoding selenide, water dikinase SelD, whose translation is MNTFRLTQFSHGAGCGCKISPAILDEILKSENKIFFPDLLVGYHQKDDAAVFDLGNGKAMISTTDFFMPIVDDAFDFGRIASVNAISDVYAMGGKPLMAIAILAWPVDKIPIEYARKVIEGARAICSEAGIPLAGGHSIDSIEPIFGLAVSGEIQVESIKMNSGAKAGDLIYLTKGLGVGILTTAEKKSILKEEHRDIAKISMLKLNNVGEKLGNQKFVHSMTDVTGFGLCGHLLEICEASSLKARIDYVKLPFLDPCVWQYIEEGAIPGGTHRNWSSYGHKIRLEDNSWFKILADPQTSGGLLIVIDPLHQNHFEEFLKRENIPVHQIGKFESADKIGECLVEVVRSI
- a CDS encoding exonuclease domain-containing protein — its product is MKFLIFDLEATCWESHVSHLYQQEIIEIGACIMNHYGEIESTFTSLVKPNIHKFLSPYCKNLTQIDQSEINKAKTFPEVLDRFFDWAEIPDENYGFCAWGSADYKMILTDCQLHNIETDWLIPYIDIKSQYHKNKDLKKLMSLEKVLQKNGLEFEGQRHRALPDTLNLAKLVYKYRDNWGI
- a CDS encoding 1-acyl-sn-glycerol-3-phosphate acyltransferase translates to MDQQYPHILKEISDWPVYKLSQKRKEFVHVVENDVLNHFDNLSKEELDQILAKTIYQEKQRIKSNPWKADPPNEMQFFRKLQKEYNDNHSEGNTYERTRESVFRLIKRYTEEISGHFNVNTFYFARKALTMFFTCMFFPIGWNIFSSQSSKKKRLTEAMILKGEVESVRKLCLDHTIILVPTHSSNLDSILVGYMVDAMAGLPAFSYGAGLNLFDSEFFAFFMNRLGAYKVDRRKKNQIYLQTLSSYSKLIAMEGVHSIFFPGGTRSRSGEVESRLKLGLLNSLLLAQRNLIQQENERKIILVPAILSYESVLEARSLIIQHLKTTGQEKFTTREPSFSLWQYITFLYRFVKKSSKVYMTLGSPMDVFGNSVNVSGDSISQTGTIINQRDYFLRNGKLVWDTQRESIYTKELSEKIIEQYKKYNYILPSHLVAFAAFRLLSKLNPGQDIYNLVQLPEEEMCFPEIGFRQLCIEIKRILNDLSEQGRLIKSEEIQVDIDLLIDKGINELGVYHSKRPLKRDEHARLVSEDYLALLFYSNKLANLEIEDLIQWENINLQI
- a CDS encoding DUF4412 domain-containing protein, translated to MNNLNFLSWFICAISFSFTGLAQPIQTAHIKYEMSLNADGQEEMKQMAALMGNSIMDVYFTEWKQRVDMSMMGGMVVTKMFYDKQMNKSIMLQEMMGQKFKIKLDDQKIQDSKRKDSDSPKLSPKVTLDKKDRKKIQGYDCYKATAAIENNGQKVLITCYITDQINSPHSIIKEADEISFGGFPLEYTLDMATMKILVTAKEIDKNVNSSIFEVPTSGYKEMTLEEFTHKMGGAGLGF
- the mnmH gene encoding tRNA 2-selenouridine(34) synthase MnmH; protein product: MSIELINAENFVSLKKSHPVLDVRSPSEYNCGHIPDAINFPLFSDEERSIIGTTYKKSGARLALMTGLEMVGPRLSNFVLRAEDLNVNGTFLMHCWRGGKRSSSLAWLLSNAGFEIKLLMGGYKAYRTLAHKIFDQPDWKFFVLGGKTGSMKSKVLTHLSNQSEQVIDLESLASHKGSAFGWINESAQPSTEQFENLLFEKLITYNSEKPIWCENESKTIGKVYIPNSIWNQIQKGILFHLEVDYNIRLNHILSTYNFNNGPDLILSFEKIRKRLGHMATDQAIKHIQNNQIEEAAKIGLDYYDKFYDYGLNKKISSMVFKLKIENDDVNNICDSLVQFKNQINIHEYFSSNSI
- a CDS encoding HD domain-containing protein, giving the protein MDNQLIFKLNTAERKILDIISDCGQQLNYPVFAIGGFVRDRLIGRPSKDIDIVCLGDGIKLAQEVASKFRPIPNINIYERFGTAMIRHHDLEIEFVGARKESYSSESRKPTVSPGTLQDDQLRRDFTINAISISLNQDNFGEIIDPFNGLEDLEKKIIRTPANPDITFSDDPLRMMRAIRFSTQLDYEIEPRTWTGILNNAKRIRIISKERISAELEKIILCQVPSIGFDKLFKSGLLELFFPELCMLHGVEYQDGKGHKDNFYHTLQVLDNLSKKTDKLWLRWAAILHDIAKPQTKRYDSELGWTFHGHEALGAAMLPRIFKNLRMPLDHKMKYVQKLVRLHLRPIALTQELITDSALRRLLFDAGEDLEDLLMLCEADITSKNSDKVKRYLNNYSKVRERLSEVEEKDRIREWQPPISGEEIMKTFNLKPGKEIGFIKNAIRESILDGIIPNAYEPAFQLMLDKAKELGLTKAI